One Sanguibacter keddieii DSM 10542 genomic window carries:
- a CDS encoding ABC transporter permease, with the protein MSTRSMSTHSAPLTSWSAVRLVASREIKQRAGSKAFLWTTVILVVLIVAGSFLAKTLLGGENTLTVGVTQETSALAEPVVATAEGIGATVEISTVTEDEGRTLVLDGDLDAVVLSAEGGTVTVITKSTLDTELSSVLTVIAQQTVLADQIAELGGDPSEVSRAVAEATVDVEAIEPPRAIDPSQIISAYLVGILMFISLQLCGAMIAQGVVEEKSSRVVELLLATVRPWQLMAGKVLGIGVIGLSQVVVLVAAAGGSAAAFGLLDGMDLDLGATVLSTIVWFLIGFTMYALVFAAAAALVSRQEDVGTVTSPIIMIMMVPYLVSVAVAPFAPDSPLVVWLSYLPFTSPLIMPTRVAVGGVEMWQVAVVMAVNIALIPLLVWLAGRIYSNAVLRSGARVKIKDALRAA; encoded by the coding sequence ATGAGCACCCGCAGCATGAGCACGCACAGCGCCCCCCTGACCTCGTGGTCAGCAGTCCGGCTCGTGGCCAGCCGCGAGATCAAGCAGCGAGCAGGCTCCAAGGCCTTCCTCTGGACGACCGTGATCCTCGTGGTCCTCATCGTCGCCGGGTCCTTCCTCGCGAAGACGCTCCTCGGGGGCGAGAACACCCTCACGGTGGGCGTCACGCAGGAGACGTCTGCGCTCGCTGAGCCCGTCGTGGCGACCGCCGAGGGGATCGGCGCGACCGTCGAGATCTCGACGGTCACCGAGGACGAGGGCCGCACCCTGGTGCTCGACGGCGACCTCGACGCCGTGGTCCTCTCGGCCGAGGGCGGCACCGTCACCGTCATCACCAAGTCGACGCTCGACACCGAGCTCAGCTCGGTCCTCACGGTGATCGCGCAGCAGACGGTCCTCGCGGACCAGATCGCCGAGCTCGGCGGCGACCCCTCCGAGGTCAGCCGCGCGGTGGCCGAGGCCACCGTCGACGTCGAGGCCATCGAGCCGCCGCGCGCCATCGACCCCTCGCAGATCATCTCCGCCTACCTCGTGGGCATCCTCATGTTCATCAGCCTCCAGCTGTGCGGGGCGATGATCGCCCAGGGGGTCGTCGAGGAGAAGTCGAGCCGCGTGGTCGAGCTGCTGCTCGCCACGGTGCGGCCGTGGCAGCTCATGGCCGGCAAGGTGCTCGGCATCGGCGTCATCGGGCTCTCGCAGGTGGTCGTGCTGGTCGCCGCGGCCGGAGGCAGCGCGGCGGCCTTCGGGCTGCTCGACGGGATGGACCTGGACCTCGGGGCGACGGTGCTCTCCACCATCGTGTGGTTCCTCATCGGGTTCACCATGTACGCGCTGGTCTTCGCCGCTGCCGCTGCGCTCGTCTCCCGCCAGGAGGACGTGGGCACGGTGACGAGCCCGATCATCATGATCATGATGGTGCCGTACCTCGTGAGCGTGGCCGTGGCCCCGTTCGCGCCCGACAGCCCGCTCGTCGTGTGGCTCTCGTACCTGCCGTTCACGTCGCCGCTCATCATGCCGACACGCGTCGCCGTGGGCGGGGTCGAGATGTGGCAGGTGGCCGTGGTCATGGCCGTGAACATCGCGCTCATCCCGCTGCTGGTGTGGCTGGCCGGACGCATCTACTCCAACGCCGTGCTGCGCTCGGGAGCCCGCGTCAAGATCAAGGACGCCCTGCGGGCAGCGTGA
- a CDS encoding MarR family winged helix-turn-helix transcriptional regulator, with translation MSSAEVREDEVDRIIAAWGRARPDLDVSPLAVLSRVSRLDRHLDLARRGAFARHQLEPWEFDVLAALRRAGEPHVLSPGALVTQTMVTSGTMTNRIDRLASRGLVERAPSPDDRRGVLVRLTDDGLARVDAAFSDLLAVEHEVLTVLDPADEPAITDLLRRLVAQFDTLG, from the coding sequence ATGAGCTCCGCTGAGGTCCGCGAGGACGAGGTCGACCGCATCATCGCGGCCTGGGGCCGCGCGCGGCCCGACCTCGACGTGTCCCCGCTCGCCGTCCTGTCCCGCGTCTCGCGGCTGGACCGGCACCTGGACCTCGCCCGGCGCGGCGCCTTCGCCCGACACCAGCTCGAGCCGTGGGAGTTCGACGTCCTCGCCGCGCTGCGGCGGGCCGGCGAGCCCCACGTGCTCTCCCCCGGTGCGCTCGTCACCCAGACGATGGTGACGAGCGGCACCATGACCAACCGCATCGACCGGCTCGCCTCGCGCGGGCTGGTCGAGCGGGCTCCCTCGCCGGACGACCGGCGGGGAGTCCTCGTCCGGCTCACCGACGACGGGCTCGCCCGTGTCGACGCGGCGTTCAGCGACCTGCTGGCCGTCGAGCACGAGGTCCTCACGGTCCTCGACCCGGCGGACGAGCCCGCCATCACCGACCTGCTGCGACGGCTGGTCGCACAGTTCGACACCCTCGGCTGA
- a CDS encoding ABC-F family ATP-binding cassette domain-containing protein has protein sequence MAHLLGGEALHLSFPTKTVFGSVTVGVNEGDRVGIVGRNGDGKSSLLAMLSGRLEPSGGRVTVRNGTRVGVLDQGDTLDPTRTVSESIVGSTPEHEWAGDPKVRDVIAGLVTDLPWDGLVGELSGGQRRRVALAALLVGDDDLLFLDEPTNHLDVEAITWLAGHLRTRWSANAGGLLVVTHDRWFLDEVCTATWEVHDGIVEPFEGGYAAYILQRVERDRMSAATEAKRQNLMRKELAWLRRGAPARTSKPKFRIDAANELIANEPPVRNSVELAQMATSRLGKDVVDLVDVSVSFGEKQVLKDITWLIGPGERTGILGMNGAGKSTLLSLVTGDLQPTTGRVKRGKTVKVATLTQQLAELEDIAKDRVSDVIARYRTSYVAGGKEMTPGQLLERLGFTAVQLATPVKDLSGGQRRRLQLLLILLDEPNVLILDEPSNDLDTDMLAAMEDLLDSWPGTLLVVSHDRYLLERVTDQQYAILDGAFQHVPGGVDQYLTIMADRAPTGRRPTPTSSQGGGSSAPSSAEARAAKKELGAVERKLTKLTDQIAGVHASMATHDSSDFTGLRELDERLRALGAEVTELEERWMALAEQAG, from the coding sequence GTGGCTCATCTACTCGGGGGCGAAGCCCTCCACCTGTCTTTCCCGACCAAGACCGTCTTCGGCTCCGTGACCGTCGGGGTGAACGAGGGCGACCGCGTGGGGATCGTGGGTCGTAACGGCGACGGCAAGTCCTCGCTGCTCGCGATGCTCTCCGGCCGCCTCGAGCCCTCCGGCGGACGCGTCACCGTGCGCAACGGCACCCGCGTCGGTGTCCTCGACCAGGGCGACACCCTCGACCCGACCCGGACCGTCTCCGAGTCGATCGTCGGCTCGACCCCCGAGCACGAGTGGGCTGGCGACCCGAAGGTCCGCGACGTCATCGCCGGGCTCGTCACCGACCTGCCGTGGGACGGCCTCGTCGGCGAGCTCAGCGGAGGCCAGCGCCGCCGCGTCGCGCTCGCCGCGCTGCTGGTGGGCGACGACGACCTGCTGTTCCTGGACGAGCCCACCAACCACCTCGACGTCGAGGCCATCACCTGGCTCGCGGGGCACCTGCGCACCCGGTGGTCCGCCAACGCCGGAGGCCTCCTGGTCGTGACCCACGACCGCTGGTTCCTCGACGAGGTCTGCACCGCGACCTGGGAGGTGCACGACGGCATCGTCGAGCCCTTCGAGGGCGGGTACGCGGCGTACATCCTGCAGCGCGTCGAGCGCGACCGGATGTCGGCCGCGACCGAGGCCAAGCGTCAGAACCTCATGCGCAAGGAGCTCGCGTGGCTGCGCCGCGGCGCCCCGGCCCGCACCTCCAAGCCCAAGTTCCGCATCGACGCCGCGAACGAGCTCATCGCGAACGAGCCTCCCGTGCGCAACTCGGTCGAGCTCGCGCAGATGGCCACCTCGCGCCTCGGCAAGGACGTCGTCGACCTGGTCGACGTCTCCGTGAGCTTCGGCGAGAAGCAGGTGCTCAAGGACATCACGTGGCTCATCGGGCCCGGCGAGCGCACCGGGATCCTCGGCATGAACGGCGCCGGCAAGTCCACGCTGCTCTCGCTGGTGACCGGAGACCTCCAGCCGACGACCGGTCGCGTCAAGCGCGGCAAGACCGTCAAGGTCGCCACCCTCACCCAGCAGCTCGCCGAGCTCGAGGACATCGCGAAGGACCGCGTGAGCGACGTCATCGCCCGGTACCGGACGTCGTACGTCGCGGGCGGCAAGGAGATGACCCCGGGGCAGCTCCTCGAGCGCCTCGGGTTCACCGCCGTGCAGCTCGCCACCCCGGTCAAGGACCTCTCGGGTGGTCAGCGCCGCCGGCTCCAGCTGCTGCTCATCCTGCTCGACGAGCCCAACGTGCTCATCCTCGACGAGCCCTCGAACGACCTCGACACCGACATGCTCGCCGCCATGGAGGACCTGCTGGACTCGTGGCCCGGGACGCTGCTGGTCGTCTCGCACGACCGGTACCTGCTCGAGCGGGTCACCGACCAGCAGTACGCGATCCTCGACGGCGCGTTCCAGCACGTGCCCGGGGGCGTCGACCAGTACCTCACGATCATGGCCGACCGCGCCCCGACCGGTCGGCGCCCCACGCCCACGAGCTCGCAGGGCGGCGGCTCGTCCGCACCGTCGAGCGCCGAGGCGCGCGCCGCCAAGAAGGAGCTGGGTGCGGTCGAGCGCAAGCTCACCAAGCTCACCGACCAGATCGCCGGGGTGCACGCCTCGATGGCCACCCACGACTCGAGCGACTTCACCGGGCTCCGTGAGCTCGACGAGAGGCTGCGCGCGCTCGGCGCCGAGGTCACCGAGCTCGAGGAGCGCTGGATGGCGCTCGCGGAGCAGGCCGGCTGA
- a CDS encoding ABC transporter ATP-binding protein, translating to MPTLEIDNLSKSYGSLRALDSMSFSVASGEIFGFVGSNGAGKSTTMRIALGVLAADSGEVRWDGAPLDVAARRAVGYMPEERGLYPKMKVGEQLVYLARLHGLSPKAATAAMELWTERLGVAARRDSDVQSLSLGNQQRVQLAAALVHDPEILVLDEPFSGLDPVAVDVMSGVLREKADQGAPVVFSSHQLELVEHLCDRVGIVRAGRMVASGTVDELRSNAAPRWLVDAPDAPAGWASAIPGVTHVQTTGSRTVVEVGRAQGAEQAVLQAALATGTVREFAPQRASLTDLFRDVVSAEPAAGDTPDTTSTTKKSKRSFLSKGSAA from the coding sequence ATGCCCACCCTGGAGATCGACAACCTCTCCAAGTCCTACGGGTCGCTCCGCGCGCTCGACTCGATGTCCTTCTCGGTCGCCTCCGGCGAGATCTTCGGATTCGTCGGCTCGAACGGCGCCGGCAAGTCGACGACGATGCGTATCGCGCTCGGCGTCCTGGCCGCCGACTCGGGCGAGGTGCGCTGGGACGGCGCACCCCTCGACGTCGCGGCGCGTCGCGCCGTCGGCTACATGCCCGAGGAGCGCGGCCTCTACCCCAAGATGAAGGTGGGCGAGCAGCTCGTCTACCTCGCCCGCCTGCACGGCCTGAGCCCGAAGGCCGCGACGGCTGCGATGGAGCTGTGGACCGAGCGGCTCGGCGTCGCCGCGCGCCGCGACTCCGACGTGCAGTCCCTGTCGCTCGGCAACCAGCAGCGCGTGCAGCTCGCGGCCGCCCTGGTGCACGACCCGGAGATCCTCGTCCTCGACGAGCCGTTCTCGGGCCTGGACCCGGTCGCGGTCGACGTGATGAGCGGGGTGCTGCGCGAGAAGGCGGACCAGGGCGCGCCCGTCGTCTTCTCGTCGCACCAGCTCGAGCTGGTCGAGCACCTCTGCGACCGCGTCGGCATCGTCCGGGCCGGTCGGATGGTCGCGTCCGGCACGGTCGACGAGCTCCGCTCGAACGCCGCCCCGCGCTGGCTGGTCGACGCACCAGACGCCCCTGCGGGCTGGGCGTCGGCGATCCCGGGGGTCACGCACGTGCAGACCACCGGGTCGCGGACGGTCGTCGAGGTCGGCCGGGCGCAGGGCGCCGAGCAGGCCGTCCTGCAGGCGGCGCTCGCCACCGGCACCGTGCGCGAGTTCGCACCCCAGCGCGCGAGCCTCACCGACCTGTTCCGCGACGTGGTGAGCGCCGAGCCCGCGGCCGGCGACACCCCGGACACCACCTCGACGACGAAGAAGAGCAAGCGGTCGTTCCTGAGCAAGGGATCAGCAGCATGA
- a CDS encoding TetR/AcrR family transcriptional regulator: MTAKERREQLIDVSKALFAQKGFEGTSVEEIAARAQVSKPVVYEHFGGKEGIYAVVVDREIQGLTGALTGALTAGGHPKVVLERTALALLTYIESSEDGFRVLVRDSPVAQATGTFSSLIGDVATQVEHLLAEQFRRRTLDPGVAPIYAQMLVGMVALTGQHWLDARNPSKHDVAAHLVNLAWNGLSGLERHPSMSDSGEPRGPVVPLTDDEAPTT; the protein is encoded by the coding sequence ATGACGGCGAAGGAGCGCAGAGAACAGCTCATCGACGTCAGCAAGGCCCTGTTCGCCCAGAAGGGCTTCGAGGGGACGAGCGTCGAGGAGATCGCCGCCCGCGCCCAGGTGTCCAAGCCCGTGGTCTACGAGCACTTCGGCGGCAAGGAGGGCATCTACGCCGTCGTGGTCGACCGCGAGATCCAGGGGCTGACCGGAGCCCTCACCGGTGCCCTGACCGCGGGCGGCCACCCCAAGGTGGTCCTCGAGCGCACGGCGCTCGCCCTGCTCACCTACATCGAGTCCTCCGAGGACGGTTTCCGCGTCCTGGTCCGGGACTCCCCCGTCGCCCAGGCGACCGGCACGTTCTCCTCGCTCATCGGTGACGTCGCGACCCAGGTGGAGCACCTGCTGGCCGAGCAGTTCCGCCGCCGCACCCTCGACCCGGGCGTCGCGCCGATCTACGCGCAGATGCTCGTCGGCATGGTCGCCCTCACCGGACAGCACTGGCTCGACGCACGGAACCCGAGCAAGCACGACGTCGCGGCGCACCTCGTGAACCTCGCGTGGAACGGCCTGTCCGGCCTCGAGCGCCACCCGTCGATGTCGGACTCCGGCGAGCCCCGCGGACCCGTCGTCCCTCTGACCGACGACGAGGCGCCCACCACCTAG
- the glmU gene encoding bifunctional UDP-N-acetylglucosamine diphosphorylase/glucosamine-1-phosphate N-acetyltransferase GlmU, translating into MTTAQPAAVVVLAAGEGTRMRSATPKVLHTLAGRSMLGHALAAARGLDPRRVAVVVRHEREAVAGHALALDPAVLVVDQDDVPGTGRAVQCAMGVLDAAAHAAAAHDGVPEGAEGRGVGDGVTGAVVVIAGDVPMLDAGTLGELLAAHHADGNAVTVLTTEIEDATGYGRIVRDPATGEVLSIVEHRDATPEQRDIREINSSIYVFDAAVLRHGLGNLDRDNSQGEVYLTDVLAIARSQGGAVRALRTDDPFVVEGVNDRVQLAVLGAEMNRRILADWMASGVTVVDPATTWVDVDVEIERDVTILPGTQLYGATIVREGATVGPDTTLTSTEVGQHATVSRTQAELSVIGDNATVGPFSYLRPGTVLGSGGKIGGFVETKNATIGDGSKVPHLSYVGDATIGEHTNIGAATIFVNYDGVNKHRSTVGSYSRTGADNLFVAPVHIGDGTYTAAGSVIRSDVPSGALAVSAGPQRNIEGWVERRRPGTDAARAAERVRRATDSAAEGLGAQARAERAQADHQATLPVPSPPTASPSQAAPQPGADGTTEGHRN; encoded by the coding sequence GTGACCACCGCTCAACCCGCGGCCGTCGTCGTCCTCGCAGCTGGCGAGGGGACACGGATGAGATCAGCCACACCCAAGGTCCTGCACACCCTCGCCGGTCGGAGCATGCTCGGTCATGCCCTCGCCGCGGCGCGAGGCCTGGACCCCCGGCGCGTGGCCGTCGTCGTGCGGCACGAGCGCGAGGCCGTCGCCGGTCACGCCCTCGCCCTCGACCCAGCCGTGCTCGTCGTCGACCAGGACGACGTCCCCGGTACCGGCCGCGCCGTGCAGTGCGCCATGGGTGTCCTCGACGCCGCCGCGCACGCCGCAGCCGCTCACGACGGCGTCCCCGAGGGCGCCGAGGGACGCGGCGTCGGCGACGGGGTCACCGGCGCGGTGGTCGTCATCGCCGGCGACGTCCCGATGCTCGACGCGGGCACCCTCGGCGAGCTCCTCGCCGCCCACCACGCCGACGGCAACGCCGTCACCGTGCTCACCACCGAGATCGAGGACGCCACAGGCTACGGCCGCATCGTGCGCGACCCCGCGACCGGCGAGGTCCTCTCGATCGTCGAGCACCGCGACGCGACGCCCGAGCAGCGCGACATCCGCGAGATCAACTCGTCGATCTACGTCTTCGACGCCGCGGTCCTGCGGCACGGGCTGGGCAACCTCGACCGCGACAACTCGCAGGGCGAGGTCTACCTCACCGACGTGCTCGCGATCGCCCGCTCGCAGGGCGGCGCCGTCCGCGCCCTGCGCACCGACGACCCCTTCGTGGTCGAGGGCGTCAACGACCGGGTCCAGCTCGCCGTCCTCGGCGCCGAGATGAACCGCCGCATCCTCGCCGACTGGATGGCCTCGGGCGTCACGGTCGTCGACCCGGCCACCACCTGGGTCGACGTGGACGTCGAGATCGAGCGCGACGTCACGATCCTCCCCGGCACCCAGCTGTACGGGGCGACGATCGTCCGCGAGGGCGCGACCGTCGGGCCCGACACGACGCTCACCAGCACCGAGGTCGGCCAGCACGCGACGGTGTCGCGCACGCAGGCCGAGCTCTCCGTCATCGGGGACAACGCGACCGTGGGGCCCTTCAGCTACCTGCGGCCGGGCACGGTCCTCGGCTCCGGCGGCAAGATCGGCGGCTTCGTCGAGACCAAGAACGCCACGATCGGCGACGGCTCCAAGGTGCCGCACCTGTCCTACGTCGGCGACGCCACCATCGGCGAGCACACCAACATCGGCGCGGCGACGATCTTCGTCAACTACGACGGCGTGAACAAGCACCGCTCGACCGTCGGGTCGTACTCGCGCACCGGGGCCGACAACCTCTTCGTCGCACCGGTGCACATCGGCGACGGCACCTACACGGCGGCCGGCTCCGTCATCCGCAGCGACGTCCCGTCCGGCGCGCTCGCGGTGTCCGCCGGTCCGCAGCGCAACATCGAGGGGTGGGTCGAGCGACGTCGCCCGGGCACCGACGCGGCCCGTGCTGCCGAGCGCGTGCGCCGCGCGACGGACTCCGCGGCCGAGGGGCTCGGTGCGCAGGCCCGCGCCGAGCGTGCCCAAGCAGACCACCAGGCGACCCTGCCTGTTCCCAGCCCCCCGACCGCCTCCCCGAGCCAGGCCGCGCCGCAGCCTGGTGCAGACGGCACCACTGAAGGACACCGCAACTGA
- a CDS encoding DedA family protein, whose translation MHAALIPWLDPATIIPSMGPWALVGVCLIIFAETGLLVGFLLPGDTLLFFAGLLTHTGVIGINIWWVALAIGFSAFLGGEVGYLIGHRLGPRVFERKESGLFSTANVARTNAFFERFGPMAVVLARFIPVVRTFAPVAAGVAHMSYRRYSLYNFVGAIVWGVGLTMLGFLLGGIPWVAEFAEKYIDLVLIAAVTLTLVPTAFHYVRSTRRARRAAAAGPAVDPEITAV comes from the coding sequence ATGCACGCCGCCCTCATCCCCTGGCTCGACCCCGCGACCATCATCCCGAGCATGGGGCCCTGGGCCCTGGTCGGGGTCTGCCTCATCATCTTCGCCGAGACCGGTCTGCTGGTCGGCTTCCTGCTCCCCGGCGACACCCTGCTGTTCTTCGCCGGCCTCCTCACCCACACCGGTGTCATCGGGATCAACATCTGGTGGGTCGCCCTCGCGATCGGCTTCTCCGCGTTCCTCGGCGGCGAGGTCGGGTACCTCATCGGGCACCGTCTCGGCCCGCGGGTGTTCGAGCGCAAGGAGTCGGGGCTGTTCAGCACCGCGAACGTCGCACGCACCAACGCGTTCTTCGAGCGCTTCGGCCCGATGGCCGTCGTGCTCGCACGGTTCATCCCGGTGGTCCGCACCTTCGCCCCGGTCGCCGCGGGCGTCGCCCACATGAGCTACCGCCGCTACTCCCTCTACAACTTCGTCGGGGCGATCGTCTGGGGCGTCGGTCTCACCATGCTCGGCTTCCTGCTCGGCGGGATCCCGTGGGTGGCAGAGTTCGCCGAGAAGTACATCGACCTGGTCCTGATCGCGGCCGTCACGCTCACCCTCGTGCCCACCGCGTTCCACTACGTGCGGTCCACCCGACGCGCCCGCCGGGCTGCGGCGGCAGGTCCTGCTGTCGACCCGGAGATCACAGCCGTCTGA